The following proteins come from a genomic window of Pirellula staleyi DSM 6068:
- a CDS encoding DUF6797 domain-containing protein — MNCTQVSSIQAISFFISRTALRCSIWSLIALGWMTATSGAQTLEDDLRQVPAADLAAQAKLEGDAIRGAVLFFQQHMACSKCHAVGNGAPNSLGPDLAALGREVTDESLVESVLLPSKVIRKGFESVTVVTADGRSRTALLVERTAEKLVVRDVTPGSEPLTIDIEEIDQLKVNKASIMPAGQVNQLNSRQQFLDLIRYLMEIRDGGAARAKQLQPAASLLTFTLPEYEQHLDHAALISNWNGDSLKRGEAIYQRVCANCHGTKERPGSLPTSLRFAEGKFKNGSDPLSMYRTLTHGFGLMAPQTWMVPVQKYDVVHYIRETYLRPHNPSQLVTVDPSYLSRLPKGDTLGPEPSKIVPWSAMDYGPSLTHTFEIPGLAHNIAYKGIAIRLDPGAGGVSRGRHWMMFDTDTLRAAAAWNGSGNADDNFIDWQGIQFNGAHGVHPRIVGQTAFVNSTGPGWGSPESGSFVDDQRVEGRDGKRYGPLPRSWGKYRGLYHHGQDVVLSYTIGTTEVLESPRLLPRESAAPLLLRTFNIGPRDRDLFLQVAEHPASEAVTTFVEGTDQSVVLFAPPMPEASAPRDQRVTFDGNTYLEVADGKAFDLTTKDFTIAARIKTKTDGTLFSLCEAGPKWTPDGQSFFLRGGRLTFDIGWVGAVSAKSKVDDNQWHDVALTWQQSERRVRFYVDGKLDGEGELAAKGPLENSRVRIGFTTPDFPRPATFFQGEIAEVRFYQRQLTEELTSATKPRDDDKSVVGAWKLSDAAGEKIADASTGGRDAVVRRGLSPVESSAAPLLAGLAPRGTPLTWTAEDGRLRLKIPAGNAPLRFTLWLPSDSAAAGNVAKNVANTTAPSWADQPIPEADRDLAPLTRGGAPRWPQKLETEAILGAGTGPFAADVLTAPESNPWLAQTRFTGLDFFPDGRIAVCSWDGDVWLVEPSASPAAEDQATTSKLRWQRIASGMYQPLGLKIVEGKIYVTCRDQLAVLHDLNDDGEIDFYESLNNDHQVTEHFHEFAMGLQTDAAGNFYYAKSGCHGKAAVVPHHGTLLRVSKDGSRTEILATGFRAANGVCLNPDGSFVVTDQEGFWNPKNRINWVTVDPKGKPKFYGNMLGYHDVTDSSDAAMVPPLCWITNAFDRSPAELLWVESDRWGPLKGSLLNLSYGYGKVFLVPHENVGGMMQGGMIELPVPLFPTGVMRGRFHPTDGQLYLCGMFAWAGNATSPGGLYRLRATGNAMHLPVELHATKAGLKLTFTEPLDPAALDVKSMQIKTWSLKRTAGYGSPHLNEQPLEVRSAKLSADGKTLTLDVEKLQPTWCMEIKYDLRAASGTPVQGTIHNTIHALAD; from the coding sequence ATGAACTGCACCCAAGTAAGCAGCATCCAAGCGATCTCGTTTTTCATCAGCCGCACGGCGCTGCGCTGTTCGATTTGGTCGCTCATCGCCCTTGGCTGGATGACCGCCACGAGCGGAGCGCAAACACTCGAAGACGATCTGCGCCAGGTTCCTGCAGCCGATCTCGCCGCGCAGGCCAAGCTCGAGGGGGACGCGATTCGCGGGGCGGTCCTCTTTTTTCAGCAGCACATGGCTTGCTCGAAATGTCACGCCGTTGGAAATGGAGCCCCGAACTCCTTAGGTCCCGATCTCGCGGCGCTCGGGCGCGAAGTCACCGACGAATCGCTCGTGGAATCGGTGCTCCTTCCTTCGAAAGTGATTCGCAAAGGCTTTGAATCGGTAACGGTAGTGACCGCCGATGGTCGCTCGCGCACTGCGCTCTTGGTCGAGCGGACCGCTGAGAAACTGGTTGTCCGCGATGTGACACCCGGGAGCGAGCCCCTCACGATCGACATCGAAGAGATCGATCAGCTGAAGGTGAACAAGGCTTCGATTATGCCGGCCGGACAGGTGAACCAGCTCAACAGCCGCCAGCAGTTTTTGGACCTGATTCGCTACTTGATGGAAATTCGCGACGGTGGCGCAGCGCGGGCCAAACAACTGCAGCCAGCCGCTTCGCTGCTGACGTTCACCCTTCCCGAGTACGAGCAGCATTTGGATCATGCCGCGCTCATCAGCAACTGGAATGGCGATTCGCTGAAGCGTGGCGAAGCGATTTATCAGCGCGTTTGCGCGAATTGTCACGGCACGAAAGAGCGTCCCGGTTCGCTCCCGACGTCGCTTCGTTTTGCCGAAGGAAAGTTCAAGAACGGGAGCGATCCACTCTCGATGTACCGCACACTCACGCACGGCTTTGGGCTGATGGCCCCGCAAACGTGGATGGTTCCCGTACAGAAGTACGATGTGGTGCACTACATCCGCGAGACTTATCTCCGTCCCCACAATCCGTCGCAACTGGTGACGGTTGATCCTTCTTATTTGTCGCGCCTTCCTAAGGGGGACACGCTTGGTCCCGAGCCGAGCAAAATTGTCCCATGGTCGGCGATGGATTATGGTCCGAGCCTGACACACACGTTCGAGATTCCAGGGCTGGCGCATAACATCGCCTACAAAGGAATTGCGATCAGGCTCGATCCCGGGGCAGGGGGCGTTTCGCGCGGTCGGCACTGGATGATGTTTGATACCGACACGCTTCGCGCTGCTGCGGCCTGGAATGGCTCGGGAAATGCCGACGACAATTTCATCGACTGGCAAGGAATTCAGTTCAACGGCGCTCATGGTGTGCATCCGCGCATCGTTGGACAAACAGCGTTCGTCAACTCGACCGGACCTGGCTGGGGGAGCCCAGAGAGTGGCTCGTTCGTCGACGATCAGCGGGTCGAAGGTCGTGATGGAAAACGTTATGGCCCGTTGCCACGTTCGTGGGGCAAGTATCGCGGGCTCTATCATCACGGTCAGGATGTGGTTCTCTCGTACACCATCGGAACGACTGAAGTGCTCGAGTCGCCACGGCTGCTGCCACGCGAATCAGCAGCGCCACTACTGCTGCGAACATTCAACATCGGCCCGCGCGATCGCGATCTGTTTTTACAAGTTGCCGAGCATCCTGCGAGCGAGGCGGTGACAACGTTTGTCGAGGGGACCGATCAGTCGGTGGTGCTCTTTGCGCCCCCCATGCCCGAGGCATCGGCTCCCCGCGATCAGCGCGTCACATTCGACGGCAACACCTACCTCGAAGTGGCCGATGGGAAAGCGTTTGATCTCACGACGAAAGATTTCACCATCGCTGCACGCATCAAAACAAAAACCGATGGAACGCTGTTTTCGCTCTGCGAAGCGGGACCGAAATGGACCCCTGATGGACAAAGCTTCTTTCTACGTGGTGGTCGATTGACGTTCGATATCGGCTGGGTCGGCGCGGTCTCGGCTAAGTCGAAAGTCGACGACAACCAGTGGCACGATGTGGCGCTCACTTGGCAGCAATCGGAGCGCCGCGTTCGATTTTATGTCGATGGCAAACTCGATGGCGAAGGGGAACTGGCCGCCAAGGGACCGCTCGAGAACAGCCGCGTCCGAATCGGCTTCACCACTCCCGATTTCCCGCGCCCCGCGACCTTTTTCCAAGGGGAAATTGCTGAGGTTCGTTTTTATCAGCGCCAACTTACCGAGGAGCTCACCTCCGCCACGAAGCCGCGCGACGACGACAAATCGGTCGTCGGCGCGTGGAAGCTGAGCGATGCTGCAGGAGAAAAAATTGCCGACGCCTCGACGGGCGGCCGCGATGCGGTGGTCCGGCGTGGATTGTCCCCCGTGGAGTCGAGCGCGGCGCCGCTGCTCGCCGGCCTTGCGCCACGCGGCACGCCCTTGACCTGGACAGCCGAGGATGGGCGCCTGCGACTCAAGATTCCTGCAGGCAATGCGCCGCTGCGATTCACCCTTTGGCTCCCCTCCGATTCAGCCGCCGCTGGCAATGTCGCCAAGAACGTAGCAAACACCACAGCCCCGAGCTGGGCCGATCAGCCGATTCCCGAAGCGGATCGCGATCTTGCGCCACTCACGCGCGGCGGTGCACCACGCTGGCCGCAAAAACTCGAGACCGAAGCGATTCTCGGCGCGGGAACTGGTCCCTTCGCCGCCGATGTGCTGACCGCTCCGGAGTCGAACCCGTGGCTCGCACAAACGCGTTTCACCGGGCTCGATTTCTTCCCCGATGGCCGCATCGCCGTCTGCTCGTGGGATGGTGATGTCTGGCTGGTCGAGCCATCCGCTTCCCCTGCAGCAGAAGACCAAGCGACAACGAGCAAGCTCCGCTGGCAGCGAATCGCTTCCGGCATGTATCAGCCGCTCGGCTTGAAGATCGTGGAGGGGAAAATCTACGTCACTTGTCGCGATCAACTCGCCGTGCTCCACGACCTGAACGACGATGGCGAAATCGACTTCTACGAGTCCCTCAACAACGACCATCAAGTCACCGAGCACTTCCACGAATTTGCGATGGGACTGCAAACCGACGCCGCTGGAAATTTCTACTACGCCAAATCGGGCTGTCACGGAAAGGCGGCTGTCGTTCCTCATCACGGCACGCTGCTGCGAGTGAGTAAAGATGGCTCGCGAACCGAGATCCTGGCCACCGGTTTTCGCGCCGCCAACGGCGTCTGTCTCAATCCCGATGGTTCGTTTGTCGTCACCGATCAAGAGGGTTTTTGGAACCCCAAGAATCGCATCAACTGGGTGACAGTCGACCCCAAGGGCAAACCGAAGTTCTACGGCAACATGCTCGGCTATCACGACGTCACCGACTCGTCGGATGCTGCCATGGTGCCGCCACTCTGCTGGATCACCAACGCTTTCGATCGATCGCCTGCCGAACTACTGTGGGTCGAGAGCGATCGCTGGGGCCCGCTGAAAGGCTCGCTGCTGAACCTCTCGTATGGCTACGGCAAAGTGTTCCTCGTGCCGCACGAAAATGTAGGCGGCATGATGCAAGGTGGAATGATCGAACTCCCAGTGCCACTGTTTCCCACCGGTGTGATGCGCGGCCGATTTCATCCCACCGATGGGCAGCTCTATCTGTGTGGCATGTTCGCCTGGGC